The following coding sequences lie in one Sedimentibacter sp. MB35-C1 genomic window:
- a CDS encoding dihydroorotate dehydrogenase electron transfer subunit → MKVVRSKIAENQAIADKIFRLSVEFEGEINPGQFFMLKTTDNAFLLPRPISVHDNCESRAVFLYRAEGSGTTKISTMKAGDELQLFGPLGNGFDLGKLNGRIAVVGGGIGAAPLLYLTKKLGNNADVYLGFKDCVYTVEEFKKFASNMLITTEDGSYGEKGYVTDYIDYGAYDVVVTCGPEIMMNKIMAECKKNNIACYVSLERRMACGIGACLGCVVMTKNGNKRACKDGPVFFSEELI, encoded by the coding sequence ATGAAAGTAGTTAGGAGCAAAATAGCGGAGAATCAAGCCATAGCAGATAAAATATTTAGATTATCAGTAGAATTTGAAGGGGAAATTAACCCAGGACAATTTTTTATGCTCAAAACAACTGATAATGCATTTTTATTGCCAAGGCCGATAAGTGTTCATGACAACTGTGAAAGCAGAGCAGTATTTTTGTACAGGGCAGAAGGTTCTGGTACAACTAAAATAAGTACAATGAAAGCCGGAGATGAATTGCAGTTGTTCGGCCCTCTGGGAAATGGATTTGATTTAGGTAAATTGAATGGCAGGATTGCAGTTGTCGGTGGCGGTATTGGAGCAGCACCGCTTTTGTATCTGACAAAAAAGCTAGGAAATAATGCGGATGTTTATCTTGGATTTAAAGATTGTGTGTATACTGTGGAAGAATTCAAAAAATTTGCAAGTAATATGTTGATAACTACAGAAGACGGAAGCTATGGTGAAAAAGGTTATGTGACAGATTATATTGATTATGGTGCTTATGATGTTGTTGTAACCTGTGGGCCGGAGATAATGATGAATAAAATTATGGCCGAGTGCAAAAAAAATAATATTGCATGCTATGTTTCGCTAGAAAGAAGAATGGCCTGTGGCATAGGAGCTTGCCTTGGATGTGTCGTTATGACTAAGAACGGAAATAAAAGGGCATGCAAGGACGGCCCGGTATTTTTTTCAGAAGAACTGATATGA
- the pyrF gene encoding orotidine-5'-phosphate decarboxylase, producing MLADKLFEQVSEKGHVCVGLDTDYSYLPRSFAEKFKSKGEAVLSFNKEIIDSTGDVAACFKVQIAYYEALGLEGMKAYSETLKYIKEKKYISIADIKRGDISKTAEMYAKAHFSGDFEADIVTLNPYMGINDSLEPFIKYIKEGSKGIFVLVRTSNKGAKDFQYISNSEKTPLYETVAEKVEELAAKNLGKHGFSSIGAVVGATNVEESSVLREKLKSAFLLIPGYGAQGGKAEDIAAYLIKGNGAVVNSSRGILLAYKKQENGDKNFSLCARNEAIRMRDDIKSFIREEK from the coding sequence ATGTTAGCAGATAAATTATTTGAACAGGTTTCGGAAAAAGGTCATGTTTGTGTGGGGCTGGATACGGATTACAGTTATTTGCCTAGAAGTTTCGCAGAAAAATTTAAGTCGAAGGGCGAGGCTGTTTTAAGCTTTAATAAAGAAATAATTGATTCTACCGGCGATGTAGCTGCTTGTTTTAAGGTTCAGATAGCATACTATGAAGCTCTGGGATTAGAAGGAATGAAAGCTTATTCGGAAACGCTGAAGTATATAAAGGAAAAAAAATATATTTCGATAGCTGACATAAAAAGAGGAGATATATCTAAGACTGCGGAAATGTATGCAAAGGCTCATTTTTCAGGTGATTTTGAAGCAGATATTGTTACTTTAAATCCATATATGGGCATAAATGACAGCTTGGAACCATTTATTAAGTACATTAAGGAAGGAAGCAAGGGAATTTTCGTATTGGTAAGAACATCTAATAAGGGTGCTAAAGATTTTCAATATATATCAAATAGTGAGAAAACTCCTTTATATGAAACTGTTGCAGAAAAAGTTGAAGAACTGGCTGCGAAAAATTTGGGCAAGCACGGATTCAGCTCAATAGGAGCAGTTGTAGGAGCTACAAATGTTGAAGAAAGTTCAGTTTTGAGAGAAAAGTTAAAGTCAGCCTTCCTGTTGATACCAGGGTATGGAGCGCAGGGAGGAAAAGCTGAAGACATTGCAGCGTATCTTATAAAAGGAAATGGTGCTGTTGTTAATTCATCAAGAGGAATTCTGTTGGCATACAAAAAACAAGAAAACGGAGACAAAAATTTTAGTTTATGTGCTAGGAACGAAGCAATAAGGATGAGAGATGATATAAAATCATTTATCCGGGAGGAGAAATGA
- a CDS encoding aspartate carbamoyltransferase regulatory subunit, whose amino-acid sequence MLKIDSVEKGLVLDHIQAGKAMEIYKYLNLDKMDCSVAIIKNAKSNKMVKKDIIKIENNINMDLKVLGFIDPNITVNVIEHGEIIDKINLELPEEVDNIAKCKNPRCITSVERGIVHKFKLTDKSKVVYRCVYCDTAYEQN is encoded by the coding sequence ATGTTAAAAATAGACAGCGTTGAAAAAGGCCTGGTACTTGACCACATTCAGGCAGGCAAGGCAATGGAAATTTATAAATATTTAAATCTTGATAAGATGGATTGTAGTGTTGCAATAATTAAAAATGCTAAAAGTAATAAAATGGTTAAAAAAGATATAATAAAAATTGAAAATAATATTAATATGGATCTTAAAGTTCTTGGGTTTATTGATCCTAATATTACTGTAAATGTAATTGAGCATGGAGAAATTATTGACAAAATAAACTTAGAGCTTCCTGAAGAAGTCGATAATATTGCAAAATGCAAGAATCCACGATGTATTACATCAGTAGAGCGGGGAATTGTTCATAAATTCAAATTAACTGACAAATCAAAGGTAGTATATCGATGCGTTTACTGCGATACAGCGTATGAACAGAATTAA
- the pyrB gene encoding aspartate carbamoyltransferase, with protein MLKGRSLIEPLDLSLEELDEILNLADSIASNPVEFSDVCKGKVLATMFYEPSTRTRLSFEAAMIRLGGRVLGFSSAESSSAAKGESVADTIRTVACYADIAAMRHPKEGAPKVAAMSTDMPVINAGDGGHQHPTQTLTDLLTIRSLKGRLNNFTIGLCGDLKFGRTVHSLIKALSRFKNIKFILISPEELKIPDYIREEILIKNNIEFEEVERIENVLEDLDVLYMTRVQKERFFNEADYVRLKDSYILNAEKLEKAKSDMIILHPLPRVNEISVEVDKDPRAVYFKQMKFGMFVRMALIMKLLGVEK; from the coding sequence ATGTTAAAAGGAAGAAGCTTGATAGAACCATTAGATTTATCATTAGAAGAATTAGATGAAATATTAAATTTAGCGGATTCAATAGCATCAAATCCGGTTGAGTTTTCCGATGTTTGCAAGGGGAAGGTGCTTGCAACAATGTTTTATGAGCCAAGTACAAGAACCAGGTTAAGTTTTGAAGCGGCAATGATCAGGCTTGGAGGCAGGGTTTTGGGATTTTCATCGGCGGAATCAAGTTCAGCTGCAAAAGGAGAAAGTGTTGCGGATACTATAAGGACAGTTGCATGTTATGCCGATATCGCAGCAATGAGACATCCTAAGGAAGGAGCGCCCAAAGTTGCGGCAATGAGTACAGACATGCCGGTTATAAACGCAGGTGACGGAGGTCATCAGCATCCTACCCAAACATTAACAGACCTATTAACCATCAGATCTTTAAAAGGAAGACTAAATAATTTTACCATCGGTCTTTGCGGAGACTTGAAATTTGGAAGAACAGTCCACTCACTTATAAAAGCATTATCAAGATTCAAAAATATCAAATTTATATTAATTTCACCTGAAGAGCTTAAAATTCCCGATTATATAAGAGAAGAAATCTTAATTAAAAACAATATTGAGTTTGAAGAAGTTGAAAGAATAGAAAATGTTCTGGAAGACTTAGACGTACTTTATATGACAAGGGTGCAAAAGGAAAGATTTTTTAATGAAGCTGATTATGTAAGATTAAAGGACAGCTATATATTAAATGCGGAGAAGCTGGAGAAAGCTAAAAGTGACATGATAATTCTTCATCCTCTTCCAAGGGTAAACGAAATATCTGTAGAAGTGGATAAAGATCCAAGAGCGGTATATTTTAAGCAAATGAAGTTTGGTATGTTTGTAAGGATGGCACTTATAATGAAATTATTGGGGGTGGAGAAATAA